GGTTTAACCaatcctttttaatttttaatgttttatttaattgaatagaATAAATCAGTTGAATTGGCAAATTGGTGACTGACCGGTTTGACCACTGGTCTAATTTTGAAAACCTTGAttagaatatttcattttaatatatgttaatagttgaataatgaaattttggtttgataaaaatatttaaaaaaaaaatcagttcGACCGCTTGATTTCCAGGTCAACCGGTCTAATGGCTTCCTCCAGACTTGTACCCTTGCCAATCTCAAGCTAACCAGTGCAGTTAAAGTTTTTATGaacttttttgtaattttataaatttatagaaattttaatattttaattatattttaatttattctttttaaaagaattctaatacttttttattttaaataaattttcttaactatatatatttataatgtattagatttttttatgttcttataatatttataagttttataattttaatacctATTTATAAGTTTAATaagattatataaattttaatatttttaaatatatttttaattttctatttttatgatttttaatatttttatgaaaaaaattagattaaaccATAAGCTGTCATGTGTCACCATATGATTAATCCATCAATTTATTTCAACAGTGAATGTGGTCAATGACAGAAACCATTAACGAAATggcttaattgattattttaacTAATTGCAAGAGCTTAATTGGATGCGCAATTAATACAAAGGCTTAattgtctttttcttttttttttcattttcttaattttttgaGTAAACACATAAATTCTTAAATCAAACTTTCAAATAGGAATGGCAACGGGGAGGATTTTTTCCTGTCCCGACTCCGACCCGAAGCTTGACCAATCCACCCCAACTCCACCCAACCTTGATTCTTAAGAAAAAAATTCATCTTAAACTCCAACTCAAAATTTTATATAGGATCCAATTCCACCCAACCTGATCCGACCcaaatttaattgtttcatttttttttaattttgaagcagattatatattttaactattttatttttattttgaagcaagttacaattttttttagtttagacttaaaagtttaatatatttatttatatatgaaattaaaaaaattaaaatatatatattaggagATTTTTATAAATATCTTGAATCGGGATAGATTTACTTCAAACCCGATCTCGACCgaattatttttctaatttcaTCCAACCCTATCCACCCTGAACtagatttttcaaaaaaaaaaaaatctgatcCTGACAGATCAGGTTGAGGCTGAACCCATCGGATTCAATATTTTTTGTCAGCCTTACTTCCAAAAAACACTTTACCCTTAAATCGCCCAATCCAAACCAGAAATAACTTTATCCCGAAAAaacttaaaacatgaaattaccTGAACTCAAAAAAAATCCGAATCCATTGTTCAACAAGCACATCGGATATCATATCATAAATAAAAAATAGGTGCAAGAAACAAAGACAACATCTTGATTTTCAGATTGAGAGGCATTAAGGAAGAATATCATGTTCTAAGCCGGTGCATAAAATTCAGTCTATCCTAATTCTACATTTAAGATGATAAATGCCACACCAACATACAATATAGCATTAGGAAAGCTAAAGTAAAACACAACTAGAATTTCAGCTGCTTGGTCTTGTAGAAAATATTTCACTCAGATTCACTGAGAAAATCAAAGGGGATGACAAAGGGTAATTTCCAGACAAATTATACAACCCACAGAAACCCAACTGTCCATAACATAGCGAGTTTGCGCTTTCAGCTACCTCGTAAAAGCTACATGCACCGTGGGAAATAGGTTTGCCCCACATACCCACCATACATAGCCCTTTTCACATTTGATTCAAACATCTTCGGATTATCCCTCAACACTGCAGCAGCATCATGATTGAGGGGATCCTCATAATTTGGCTCCTGCACACAATATGGAAAGATTCGAGTATCAGATAGCTGAGAAATCATAGAATTGTTGCCATAAATTCACTAGGCATTACCGTGAAAAGATGGTATAATCCGTAGATTACAGTGTTTATATTTAGCACTGGTTTCCAGTCTTCACGCAAGATGTTTAAGCAAACATTTCCTTCCAAGTCAATATTTGGATGGTAGACCTTGGTTTATAACCAAAAAGCAAATAAGACCATAACATGAATGCGGTAAAGGAAAAAGAGGCCTAGAAGTGAATAAGATGAGCCAGTCTACCTTGGTCTTGCATTTAACTTTTGGTGCCTCATGCGGATAGATGGGAGAAACTTGGAAGGAGAACAAAAACGTGCCACCGCTACAAAAACGGAAGCCAGTCAGTTGAATACTTGTTTGTGTTATTAACAAGAGAAATGAATGTATATAGAATAGCATCTCTTTCCCTGTAAATTGGAATGAAAAAAGTTCCTTACAAATAATATCCTTCATCAGGTCGAATTGAAACCTCGAAATTCATCAGGTCATCCTTTCCATTTGGAAATGATATGGAACATGATTTAGGCAGGTTCAGCTCAGAAATGTCTGCAAGTAACATGAAGCTCACATTTACTAAGTACTAATTCAATCCTAGATCAAACACGGATCTTCTTAAACCCAGTAAAATTTCAGTGCTTGAGCAAACTACATTAACCTCATTTAAGATCTCTCTCCTTCATAAAGGTAAATCAACTAGCAATACATATTTATAAACtgaatcaaattcattaaacaggGCATGCAAACC
This is a stretch of genomic DNA from Gossypium arboreum isolate Shixiya-1 chromosome 11, ASM2569848v2, whole genome shotgun sequence. It encodes these proteins:
- the LOC108476831 gene encoding NEDD8-conjugating enzyme Ubc12; its protein translation is MIRLFKVKEKQRELAENANGGSPIKKQSAGELRLHKDISELNLPKSCSISFPNGKDDLMNFEVSIRPDEGYYFGGTFLFSFQVSPIYPHEAPKVKCKTKVYHPNIDLEGNVCLNILREDWKPVLNINTVIYGLYHLFTEPNYEDPLNHDAAAVLRDNPKMFESNVKRAMYGGYVGQTYFPRCM